Proteins encoded in a region of the Anopheles aquasalis chromosome 2, idAnoAquaMG_Q_19, whole genome shotgun sequence genome:
- the LOC126572845 gene encoding probable chitinase 2 has translation NAGSGRGEFIMSDIDAKLCDYLLYAFFGIDGSGKVEILDPSLDLEDNGGRGYIRRFNELKSVNRSLKTLASIGGDKIGMKESFSLVAASSSLRSTFASNARRFCQKHGFDGVDIDWEFPEPVDRSNFIQFLAALSSELHDAGLILTVAVGASEFQASKAYDIAGIARYIDFINLMTYDYNGHRDGFTGHNAPLFTGPADRTDHQQMLNIDHSVKYWLHEGAPSDKLILGVPAYGRTFRLANTRDNDPRDKAIGPGGGVMMWTIDMDDFDGNFGCKYPLLNVINEVLKPGLLISLGNTLIRILGSGGAGDSGSMY, from the coding sequence AATGCCGGTTCGGGACGAGGAGAGTTCATCATGAGTGATATCGATGCAAAGTTATGCGATTACTTGTTGTACGCATTTTTCGGCATCGATGGCAGTGGCAAGGTGGAAATTTTAGATCCCTCGTTGGATCTAGAGGACAACGGCGGTCGAGGGTACATTCGTCGGTTCAACGAGTTGAAAAGTGTTAACCGATCACTTAAAACGCTAGCCTCTATTGGAGGAGACAAGATAGGTATGAAGGAATCTTTCTCACTAGTGGCTGCCAGTTCCAGTCTGCGATCGACGTTTGCCAGCAATGCGAGGAGATTTTGTCAGAAGCATGGCTTCGATGGCGTCGATATAGACTGGGAATTCCCAGAGCCCGTCGATCGTTccaatttcattcaatttctaGCAGCGTTGTCGAGCGAGCTACATGACGCCGGCCTCATCTTAACGGTGGCCGTCGGTGCAAGCGAATTCCAAGCATCGAAAGCGTACGATATTGCTGGTATCGCGCGTTACATAGATTTCATCAACCTTATGACGTACGATTACAACGGCCACCGGGATGGTTTCACTGGTCACAATGCTCCGTTGTTTACCGGGCCCGCGGATAGGACTGACCACCAACAAATGCTCAACATCGACCATAGCGTGAAGTACTGGCTCCACGAAGGTGCTCCCTCCGACAAGCTGATACTGGGTGTTCCGGCCTACGGAAGGACGTTTCGGCTTGCCAATACACGTGACAACGATCCGCGAGATAAAGCGATAGGACCAGGAGGGGGTGTAATGATGTGGACTATCGATATGGATGATTTCGATGGCAACTTTGGCTGTAAATACCCTTTGTTGAACGTAATCAATGAGGTTTTGAAACCTGGCCTTTTAATCTCATTGGGAAACACCCTCATTCGGATTTTAGGTAGTGGAGGTGCTGGCGATAGTGGCAGCATGTACTGA
- the LOC126569337 gene encoding cyclin-L1: MSVSKTVTETVASNSKAAGEPTPPSSTTTASLPLQRPYGKIVLTLENCLLPEAKLEQTPSQSDGLDRETETDLRILGCELIQTAGILLKLPQVAMATGQVLFQRFFYSKSFVRHSMEATAMSCICLASKIEEAPRRIRDVINVFHHIKQRRSQRPLIPMILDQHYINLKSQVIKAERRVLKELGFCVHVKHPHKLIVMYLKYLELEMHQSMMQMAWNFMNDSFRTDVFVRHQPETIACACIYLTARKQNIPLPNNPPWFVIFRVSEDDMLDVSYRIMALYRRAKPNAEQLDLAVEALKKQYQEQRKKDRPDTNTPPTVITVDRNNGSHNAWGGFIQRALPPAPNASSTSTNNTTTTAITTSAVTLGGGTVPTGGNNGSSGTGIANVHQNTTNSGTNNNNNNNESSSDGVKLLDGEGKRSSRSRSKSETSRSRSKSRSVSRSRSGSRSHSRSRSRTSRSRSKTKTSRSRSRSLISRSRSRSRSRSPAHSPHYTTVEGKTGSGKRSGKKSRHRSKTPTKLASSTASKKKLSRHYSSRTPSPDSPQKYKKSDKKYDRRSGRDERGSDNRYTNGTDRDRERDRVKVSNIGTLGAMLEHRERHRDRERERDRERDRVRSDKSGYDNRDDYRSRSEKEYRGNGGKHDKYSSSRHNSPSHGRHRSSKHERDRSRERDRDRDRRR, encoded by the exons ATGAGCGTTAGCAAAACCGTGACCGAGACcgtggccagcaacagcaaggcgGCCGGAGAGCCTACGCCGCCGtcctcaaccaccaccgccagtctGCCGCTTCAGCGCCCGTATGGAAAAATTGTGCTGACCCTCGAAAATTGTCTCCTGCCCGAGGCCAAACTCGAGCAAACGCCGTCCCAGAGCGATGGACTGGAccgggaaacggaaacggatctGCGGATTCTCGGCTGCGAGCTGATTCAAACGGCCGGAATTCTCCTCAAATTGCCTCAG gTAGCCATGGCTACCGGGCAGGTACTGTTTCAGCGGTTCTTCTACTCGAAATCCTTCGTTCGCCACAGCATGGAGGCAACGGCGATGAGTTGCATCTGTCTGGCGTCGAAGATCGAGGAAGCGCCCCGCCGGATCCGGGACGTGATCAACGTCTTTCACCATATAAAGCAACGGCGCAGCCAAAG GCCCCTGATACCGATGATTCTCGACCAGCACTACATCAATCTGAAGTCGCAGGTGATCAAGGCCGAACGGCGGGTACTGAAGGAGCTCGGCTTTTGTGTGCACGTGAAGCACCCGCACAAGCTGATTGTGATGTACCTGAAGTACCTTGAGCTCGAGATGCACCAGAGCATGATGCAGATGGCTTGGAACTTCATGAACGATTCCTTCCGCACGGACGTATTCGTACGCCATCAGCCGGAGACGATAGCGTGTGCCTGTATCTATCTGACCGCTCGCAAGCAAAACATTCCGCTCCCGAATAATCCACCCTGGTTCGTGATATTTCGCGTCAGCGAGGACGACATGCTGGACGTGAGCTATCGCATCATGGCACTCTATCGGCGCGCCAAACCCAATGCCGAGCAGCTCGATTTGGCCGTCGAAGCGCTGAAGAAGCAGTACCAGGAGCAGCGAAAAAAGGATCGCCCAGATACGAACACCCCACCGACCGTCATTACCGTTGACCGTAACAATGGCTCACATAACGCCTGGGGTGGATTTATTCAACGAGCTCTCCCCCCGGCGCCAAATGCCAGCTCAACTAGCACGAACAACACAACTACCACTGCTATCACTACTAGTGCCGTAACCCTTGGCGGGGGTACCGTTCCTACGGGAGGTAACAACGGTAGCAGTGGCACAGGTATCGCCAACGTTCACCAGAACACCACAAACAGTGGcacaaataacaacaataacaacaacgaaTCCTCCTCCGATGGTGTAAAGTTGCTGGACGGAGAGGGCAAGCGATCGTCACGCTCGCGTTCAAAATCGGAGACCTCTCGATCGAGATCAAAGTCCCGTTCGGTCTCGAGATCGCGGTCAGGCTCGCGTTCTCActctcgttcgcgctcgagAACGTCGCGATCACGTTCCAAGACGAAAACTTCCCGCTCGCGGTCTCGTAGCTTGATATCACGATCCCGATCACGATCGAGGTCTCGCTCGCCGGCTCATTCACCGCATTACACGACGGTGGAGGGCAAGACGGGCAGTGGTAAGCGCAGTGGCAAGAAATCCCGTCACCGATCGAAAACTCCCACAAAATTGGCGTCCTCCACGGCCAGCAAGAAGAAGCTATCCCGTCACTACTCATCACGCACACCGTCTCCCGACTCGCCGCAGAAGTACAAAAAGAG TGACAAAAAGTATGATCGTCGTTCGGGGCGCGATGAACGGGGCAGCGACAATCGCTATACGAACGGTACTGACCGTGATCGAGAGCGCGATCGAGTAAAGGTGAGCAACATCGGCACCCTCGGGGCCATGCTTGAGCATCGCGAGCGCCACAGGGATCGGGAGCGAGAACGTGACCGTGAGCGGGATCGCGTGCGTTCTGACAAAAGTGGCTACGATAATAGAGACGATTACCGCAGTCGCAGTGAAAAGGAATACCGTGGTAACGGCGGCAAACACGACAAGTACTCATCCAGCCGGCACAACAGCCCGTCGCATGGGCGCCATCGCTCGTCTAAACACGAGCGTGATCGTTCACGCgaacgtgatcgcgatcgggaTCGTCGGCGATAA